In Fusarium oxysporum Fo47 chromosome VII, complete sequence, the following proteins share a genomic window:
- a CDS encoding heterokaryon incompatibility protein-domain-containing protein — protein sequence MIEWFRWHWGHLWHTIWLICSRILLSILGLAVVAFCFSICPETTRALVLLCFQDFKRRVEDIAKATGYLLNVSVHYFHKHKDRCRHKTEPNFTLPEFKYEAVLNDRQFRLLKLHRKVPLQDLKCELVIKPLDKAEPYQAVSYTWSDQKPTEEVIINESRLLITPNAYKALRSMQSMWSTKMVWIDSICINQGNNSEKTAQIALMTDIYSKASQVTVWLGDSYDGHLAMQLTAELSITLLTVPALDLVKWYGNQLETPRWLALKKLVLRPWFSRVWVVQEVAVASSVQVRYGNLQLTWESLLPVFSAVVGPTTCLLALDPRTGVEASRNNQNAMVMEYFRNNRKQNTKISLFACLELCIGFSSKDPRDKIFALQAMSREGLGNLKPDYNKSAFEVYTDVARYILRTTDTNRLSMLSLAGTGFPRATIVDGLPSWVPQWNSRESGIPLTNTYNRKGPCVYDYNASSSTLPVIHWRQDPKLLVVGGVYIDEIVAIGNSPPLRLESDVTDPSSQTVSLDRLQNWTLEAQRLASKVPSPGLPCDHEQAFWRTCMGDRLMSAEGAVRPAPTEYGDYARDADKMRSCGYFISNPDDPRSFELMFSALREFSSVEEVQRCVSGSTKFEAAIGPHQYHRSFCTTRLGYIGLVPPYSQVGDTICVIFGTQTPSILRRVPGTIGNTYELIGECYIHGLMNGETVNSGMEMREFVLC from the exons ATGATTGAGTGGTTTCGGTGGCATTGGGGACATCTTTGGCACACAATCTGGCTTATCTGCTCAAGGATTCTTCTTTCAATTCTCGGCTTAGCGGTCGTCGCTTTCTGTTTCTCTATATGTCCAGAGACGACTAGGGCCCTGGTACTACTCTGCTTCCAGGACTTTAAGAGGAGAGTTGAAGACATTGCTAAGGCGACTGGCTACTTGCTCAACGTGTCGGTCCATTACTTCCATAAGCACAAAGACAGGTGCCGACATAAAACGGAACCAAACTTCACCCTACCAGAATTTAAATACGAAGCAGTCCTAAACGATCGACAATTCCGACTCCTCAAACTCCACCGAAAGGTACCCCTACAAGACCTGAAGTGCGAACTAGTTATCAAGCCATTGGATAAGGCGGAACCATACCAAGCCGTCTCATATACTTGGAGCGACCAAAAGCCAACCGAAGAAGTCATCATTAATGAATCGCGTCTACTTATCACTCCCAACGCATACAAGGCCTTAAGGTCCATGCAGTCCATGTGGTCGACGAAGATGGTATGGATTGACTCTATATGCATCAACCAAGGGAATAACTCAGAGAAAACAGCGCAAATAGCGCTCATGACGGATATTTATAGCAAGGCATCGCAAGTAACCGTATGGCTCGGAGATTCTTACGACGGGCATCTCGCCATGCAGCTCACAGCGGAGCTCTCCATAACTTTGCTTACGGTTCCTGCGTTGGATCTTGTGAAATGGTACGGAAATCAATTGGAGACACCTCGATGGTTAGCGCTCAAAAAATTGGTCTTGCGTCCTTGGTTCTCTAGAGTCTGGGTCGTCCAAGAAGTGGCTGTGGCATCCTCAGTTCAAGTCCGTTATGGAAATTTACAGCTCACCTGGGAGTCGCTGTTGCCAGTGTTCTCTGCTGTAGTAGGTCCTACGACATGTCTTCTTGCTCTCGATCCTCGCACAGGGGTGGAAGCATCGAGGAACAACCAGAATGCCATGGTCATGGAATATTTCAGAAACAACAGGAAACAGAACACGAAGATTTCGTTGTTTGCATGCCTGGAACTTTGTATCGGGTTCAGCAGCAAGGATCCAAGAGACAAGATTTTTGCTCTACAGGCAATGAGCCGGGAGGGACTTGGAAACTTGAAGCCAGATTACAACAAGTCAGCTTTTGAGGTATATACCGATGTGGCTCGATATATCCTTCGTACTACCGACACCAATCGTCTTTCAATGCTCTCACTAGCTGGTACTGGCTTTCCCAGAGCTACGATAGTAGATGGTCTTCCTTCTTGGGTACCGCAATGGAACTCCAGAGAGTCGGGCATACCGCTTACAAACACTTATAATCGGAAGGGACCATGTGTATATGACTATAACGCCTCAAGTTCTACGCTACCCGTGATCCATTGGCGACAAGACCCAAAATTGCTCGTTGTTGGCGGTGTGTacattgatgagattgtcgCCATTGGGAACTCGCCCCCACTTCGGCTCGAAAGCGATGTTACTGACCCTTCCTCCCAAACCGTTTCACTTGACCGGCTCCAGAACTGGACTCTTGAGGCGCAGCGCCTCGCGTCGAAGGTGCCATCGCCAGGCTTGCCCTGCGATCATGAAC AGGCATTCTGGAGAACCTGCATGGGAGACCGCCTCATGTCTGCCGAAGGTGCAGTACGGCCGGCACCAACTGAATACGGCGACTACGCTAGAGATGCGGACAAGATGCGTTCATGCGGATACTTCATTAGCAATCCCGATGACCCTCGTTCCTTTGAACTCATGTTCAGCGCGTTGCGAGAATTCTCATCAGTGGAGGAGGTCCAGCGGTGTGTCTCTGGTAGTACAAAGTTTGAGGCAGCGATAGGCCCGCATCAGTACCACCGAAGCTTTTGCACCACCAGGTTGGGATACATTGGTTTGGTGCCGCCATATTCGCAAGTTGGAGACACAATATGTGTCATATTCGGCACGCAAACGCCCAGTATTTTGAGGCGGGTTCCGGGTACCATAGGGAATACCTACGAACTAATCGGGGAGTGCTATATCCATGGTTTAATGAATGGGGAGACTGTTAATTCAGGGATGGAAATGAGAGAGTTTGTGTTATGTTAG
- a CDS encoding uncharacterized protein (expressed protein) → MLLKLFVLNTLLAQTPVTALPRPGTVNYGLNVRDINSDLAADDVIPVNCGPDASWDDKLLQCVCNGKGLFFDSHQNKCVCPNGLVFNPKNKKCECPEGKVANLKTKECECLEGKC, encoded by the coding sequence ATgcttctcaaactcttcGTCCTTAACACACTTCTTGCCCAAACCCCAGTTACTGCCCTCCCGAGACCTGGCACCGTAAATTACGGTCTCAATGTTAGAGATATCAATAGTGATCTTGCGGCTGACGACGTCATCCCCGTCAATTGTGGCCCTGACGCTTCCTGGGATGACAAGCTGCTCCAGTGTGTCTGCAACGGGAAAGGCCTGTTCTTCGATTCACATCAGAACAAATGCGTGTGCCCCAATGGCCTAGTATTcaacccgaagaacaagaaatgCGAGTGTCCGGAAGGCAAGGTAGCCAACCTGAAGACTAAGGAATGCGAGTGCCTGGAAGGCAAATGTTGA
- a CDS encoding uncharacterized protein (expressed protein) gives MAEAAPTPRRPDEPELTTNYLHGLVVAFRVVQCEVPNLILDAIGVKDVQYFGRNVVSEMASSQFRYTKRQLAWLAILIPKERSNPVQAVPIA, from the coding sequence ATGGCCGAAGCAGCGCCCACGCCTCGTCGACCCGACGAACCCGAGCTCACCACCAATTACCTCCATGGCCTTGTCGTTGCTTTCCGCGTTGTCCAGTGTGAAGTACCCAATCTTATCCTGGATGCCATAGGCGTCAAGGACGTCCAGTATTTCGGCCGCAATGTTGTGTCCGAAATGGCGAGTTCTCAATTCCGGTACACCAAGCGCCAGCTTGCGTGGCTGGCTATTCTCATCCCGAAAGAAAGAAGCAATCCCGTACAAGCTGTGCCTATTGCCTGA
- a CDS encoding uncharacterized protein (expressed protein), translated as MRTMLRAMLHETSTQLMDEQKKMLERLWDALMGNQRMTTQMMGEQLEMIRQLQQEVQAVKTQAVEESRKVDELRRLHEQSTRQLRVMREQTSEQIRTTREQTTEQLKIIREQTARNFEQMRLQVMKEVGIVQGQAAEEIRQAKEELKQAREEMQQAKEEI; from the coding sequence ATGCGGACTATGCTCCGAGCCATGCTTCACGAGACGTCGACTCAGCTAATGGacgagcagaagaagatgctcgAGAGACTCTGGGACGCGTTGATGGGCAATCAGCGGATGACAACGCAGATGATGGGTGAGCAGCTAGAGATGATTCgacagcttcagcaggaAGTTCAGGCGGTCAAGACGCAGGCGGTCGAGGAGTCGAGGAAGGTAGATGAGCTCAGGCGCCTGCATGAGCAGTCTACCAGGCAGCTGAGGGTGATGCGAGAGCAAACGAGCGAACAGATTAGAACAACGCGTGAGCAAACAACCGAGCAATTGAAGATCATCCGGGAACAAACAGCGCGGAACTTTGAGCAGATGCGATTGCAAGTCATGAAAGAAGTAGGGATAGTACAAGGTCAAGCGGCAGAAGAGATAAGGCAAGCGAAGGAGGAATTGAAGCAGGCAAGAGAGGAGATGCAGCAGGCGAAAGAGGAGATCA